A region from the Helicoverpa armigera isolate CAAS_96S chromosome 6, ASM3070526v1, whole genome shotgun sequence genome encodes:
- the LOC126057073 gene encoding uncharacterized protein LOC126057073, producing the protein MLTTTLGIKAILVLILCSGILGVRLNYGDSVNDQLLSDNVKTDINVPLKSLNSNENNVEVIPPDETHVSFVINDAELVQNEDLENEVIGIILGGEAVDDIKPRTKRQATNSYSPLYPKLPSGPPYNPYQPQNNTNPYGQNPYQPQPSNNPYQNQNPYQQQPSYNPSGQNPNQQQPSFNPYGPNSNYQQPGYNQSGQSPYTQRPQQWNSNRYNSSQPSYPTNNFNPNTGFHNPNQSPYNPLQNQTFNYPPNTGGYRPPNGSSYNTPMPSFPGHPPSSGNKYPFQVLNSTSQRPPYFNPNQYPSFNQSRPNPSHWPGSTNSRYPNYPGVQPSPYSPYGSQGSHNTTSSFGSPYRPGSNGSYPSNTNFNPNYPSSNGSNAYNPSIPNYPSQNQGQSYDPRRVPPQHFSYH; encoded by the coding sequence ATGTTGACTACAACACTTGGTATTAAAGCTATATTAGTACTAATATTATGCAGTGGAATCCTTGGTGTAAGACTAAACTATGGAGATTCAGTGAATGATCAGTTACTCTCCGACAATGTGAAAACTGATATTAATGTACCCCTGAAATCGTTGAATTCAAACGAAAATAATGTTGAAGTCATACCTCCGGACGAGACACACGTGTCATTTGTTATAAACGACGCAGAACTCGTTCAAAACGAAGATTTAGAAAATGAAGTTATTGGTATAATTCTTGGAGGTGAAGCTGTTGACGACATCAAACCCCGGACAAAGCGGCAAGCAACTAACTCTTATTCACCACTGTATCCAAAACTACCGTCGGGACCTCCGTATAATCCATACCAaccacaaaacaatacaaatccATACGGGCAGAACCCGTACCAGCCACAACCAAGTAATAATCCCTATCAAAACCAAAACCCCTATCAGCAGCAACCATCTTACAATCCTTCAGGTCAAAATCCCAATCAACAGCAACCTAGTTTTAATCCATATGGTCCAAACTCTAATTACCAACAACCTGGCTATAATCAATCTGGTCAATCACCTTACACCCAGCGCCCTCAACAGTGGAATTCAAACCGCTACAACTCCTCACAACCTAGTTATCCAACGAACAATTTCAATCCTAATACTGGTTTTCATAATCCTAATCAAAGCCCGTATAATCCTCTGCAAAATCAGACCTTTAACTATCCACCAAATACAGGTGGTTACCGACCGCCAAATGGGTCCAGTTACAATACGCCTATGCCATCCTTCCCAGGCCATCCTCCTTCATCTGGCAACAAGTATCCTTTTCAAGTGTTAAATTCAACTAGCCAAAGACCACCTTACTTCAATCCAAATCAGTATCCTTCTTTTAATCAGTCTCGTCCTAATCCATCACACTGGCCTGGTTCCACTAATTCTCGGTATCCCAACTATCCTGGAGTTCAACCATCTCCGTACAGTCCTTATGGATCGCAAGGATCTCACAATACAACATCATCATTTGGTTCTCCTTACCGACCCGGATCTAATGGGTCGTATCCTAGCAATACTAATTTCAATCCAAATTATCCTTCGTCAAATGGTTCAAATGCTTACAATCCTAGTATCCCCAACTATCCCTCACAGAATCAGGGCCAATCATATGATCCGCGACGAGTTCCACCACAACACTTTTCTTATcattaa